A DNA window from Ficedula albicollis isolate OC2 chromosome 1, FicAlb1.5, whole genome shotgun sequence contains the following coding sequences:
- the M6PR gene encoding cation-dependent mannose-6-phosphate receptor yields MSPPCHTSALLLFFMALAVAGAEQSEERSCDVIGDESSESQMERALLKKLEPLSPMRFNVTVEKGKTENYIYHFRVCREVNSTSHDFGGLVQIDRQNGKTTVIGRINETQVFNGSDWIMLIYKGGDSYGRHCSGEKRRAVIMISCKRGVTASSFSIISEEREKEQECFYLFEMDSSVACPAENSHLSVGSILLITFVSLIAVYITGGFLYQRLVVGAKGMEQIPHFAFWQDLGNLVADGCDFVCRSKPRNAPAAYRGVGDDQLGEESEERDDHLLPM; encoded by the exons ATGTCACCACCTTGCCATacctctgccttgctgctgttCTTTATGGCCCTGGCTGTAGCGGGGGCCGAGCAGTCAGAAGAGAGGAGCTGCGATGTGATTGGGGATGAGAGCAGCGAGTCACAGATGGAGAGAGCCCTGCTGAAGAAACTGGAGCCCCTGAGCCCCATGAG gtttAACGTGACGGTGGAGaaaggcaaaacagaaaactacATCTACCATTTCAGGGTGTGCAGGGAGGTCAATAGCACCTCGCACGACTTTGGTGGCCTGGTGCAGATAGACAGACAGAACGGAAAGACCACGGTGATAGGAAGAATCAATGAAACCCAGGTCTTCAATGGAA GTGACTGGATCATGCTGATTTATAAAGGAGGTGATTCATATGGCAGGCACTGCAGTGGTGAGAAGAGGCGAGCTGTGATAATGATTTCTTGCAAGCGGGGAGTTACAGCG AGTTCATTCAGCATTATTTCTGAAGAGcgggaaaaggagcaggagtGTTTCTACCTCTTTGAAATGGACAGCAGCGTGGCTTGTCCAGCTGAGAATTCCCACCTCAGCGTTGGCTCCATTCTGCTGATCAC GTTTGTGTCACTGATTGCAGTCTACATCACTGGTGGGTTCCTCTACCAGCGCCTTGTTGTGGGAGCAAAGGGCATGGAGCAGATTCCTCACTTTGCCTTCTGGCAAGATCTGGGCAATTTGGTGGCA GATGGCTGTGACTTTGTGTGCCGCTCCAAGCCTCGGAACGCGCCAGCCGCCTACCGCGGCGTGGGGGACgaccagctgggagaggagtcAGAAGAGCGGGATGACCACTTGCTGCCCATGTGA